A region from the Anaerobacillus sp. CMMVII genome encodes:
- a CDS encoding S8 family serine peptidase → MRGKKFRKVFNSLLIFTIIFTMLFPAYGFATNEGPSLKDQLSNEALSQMKDIIAQQKAALSADPVLHPDLQNLTGDEEISVIVQLSEAPVALEKGKSKIAGKGFSKADEKRVKDKVKAQHDKFENELGKKGLKAKKGFTYSNAINGMALTIKASEVEKLLELEGVLLVEPDLEVVALSNPTASGEAGTKQYIESVTHLDVPAVWDLGYEGQKVKVAVLDTGIDYHHPDFEGVYKGGFNFVPHTIGGSSGYARARDFDDPYETSPLDRPSNRAEFNSNGSSFYTTHGTHVAGTIAAQGKNPYGMIGLAPKIELYAYRVLGAYGSGATSGIIAGIDKSVEEGMDIINLSLGGSSNSQTASDAIAINNAALAGVTAVIATGNSGSGRGTIGNPATAAFAISVGNTTVPEDVIKAQGTTVVGTSNVTSNLNLMGWKFGEKAEDVLQGTLDLVAIGGWGEPKDYVGKDVEGKIAVVTRGQTPFVDKIAAAKAEGAIGIIIYNNAAGHINIGLGDSFDFIPAFDMTREEGLALVSALNGNGGQGQVSFDNYTYTKTSGDEVNNSSSRGPANPVFDIKPDVTAPGTNILSTVPSYGKDYPDADYSKAFDRYTGTSMATPHVAGIAALLKSQHPEWTPFDLKVAISNTAKQLDTARFDVFAQGPGRVQPLKAATTEALAYAYDKTTFSNRTYDNVKGTITFGNVPTGSATTVTRDVVLKNLSGNVSDYNVSVQVTKAASGSLASTNVTVDQSSFTLADEKTLKVTLNIPAGSGSNGNEILGYVHITNGTTNLILPFAANFAPPTGLKSLTLDHYDISPNGDGLLDSTIIRYDFWTAQRRTYIELWDASNPDGGLYGDGYIGWLVNQASTSVGPKTYNFNGMYTPWGSSTQQKVPEGVYTVDITTLNLLGTAIVAFGWTGPVYVKYSAPEIFTDEEYRMSGTSYNFAGSITDKYIDFAPTVRNVFGLDYDVNDKLTASYDLTNSEGDFVGNFPITLNQDGTFEASVDELSLGDNTVKLIVVDEAQNRAEKEITITRLDTDAPVTNASVDGQEGTNGWYTADVTVTLTATDDESDISETMYRVNEGEWQTYSSAFEVTEEGTNKIEFYSVDSAGNEEDIQSLEVRVDKTAPTLAVTVDKSIFNVPNNKLEDIKVTLVENDSVSGIATVHLTSITVNESYGNEDVQGAEFDTRDTEFSVRTSRNGNGKGRVYTVTYVATDNAGNTVEATATITVAHDQRENNGK, encoded by the coding sequence ATGAGGGGAAAGAAATTTAGAAAAGTCTTTAATAGTTTATTAATATTTACAATCATTTTCACAATGCTATTCCCAGCGTATGGATTTGCTACAAATGAAGGGCCCTCGTTAAAAGATCAGTTAAGCAATGAAGCACTATCCCAAATGAAGGACATAATTGCACAACAAAAAGCAGCATTAAGTGCAGACCCTGTATTACATCCTGATTTACAAAATCTTACAGGCGATGAAGAAATATCAGTCATTGTTCAGTTATCGGAAGCTCCAGTGGCTTTGGAAAAAGGTAAAAGCAAGATTGCTGGTAAAGGATTTTCAAAAGCAGATGAAAAGAGAGTCAAGGATAAAGTAAAGGCTCAACACGATAAATTTGAAAATGAACTAGGGAAAAAAGGACTAAAGGCAAAAAAAGGCTTTACTTACAGCAATGCCATCAATGGTATGGCACTAACCATCAAAGCTAGCGAAGTAGAGAAATTACTAGAATTAGAAGGTGTACTTTTAGTTGAACCAGATTTAGAGGTAGTTGCGCTTTCTAACCCTACTGCGAGTGGCGAAGCAGGAACTAAACAATACATTGAAAGTGTGACTCACTTAGATGTACCTGCCGTTTGGGATTTAGGCTATGAAGGGCAAAAAGTCAAAGTAGCGGTTTTAGATACTGGTATTGACTATCACCATCCAGATTTTGAAGGTGTATATAAGGGTGGATTCAACTTTGTTCCTCATACAATCGGGGGTTCAAGTGGATATGCACGAGCAAGAGATTTTGATGATCCATATGAAACATCTCCGTTAGATCGACCATCAAATAGAGCTGAATTTAACTCTAATGGGAGCTCGTTCTACACAACACATGGAACTCATGTAGCTGGAACGATTGCTGCACAAGGGAAAAATCCTTACGGAATGATTGGACTTGCTCCAAAAATAGAGTTATATGCATATAGAGTACTAGGTGCATATGGTAGTGGAGCGACTTCTGGAATTATTGCCGGTATCGATAAGTCTGTTGAAGAAGGCATGGACATTATTAATCTATCACTTGGTGGAAGTAGCAATAGCCAAACCGCTTCTGACGCTATAGCGATTAACAATGCTGCACTTGCTGGTGTAACAGCGGTAATTGCAACAGGTAACAGTGGTTCTGGTCGAGGTACAATTGGGAATCCTGCAACAGCGGCATTTGCAATCTCAGTTGGGAATACGACCGTTCCTGAAGATGTGATTAAAGCTCAAGGGACAACCGTTGTTGGTACATCTAATGTTACTAGTAACTTAAACCTGATGGGGTGGAAGTTTGGAGAAAAAGCTGAAGATGTTCTTCAAGGTACTTTAGACCTAGTTGCCATTGGCGGTTGGGGTGAACCAAAAGATTATGTCGGCAAAGATGTTGAAGGAAAAATAGCAGTAGTAACTCGTGGGCAAACACCTTTTGTAGATAAAATTGCTGCGGCTAAAGCAGAAGGTGCTATAGGAATTATTATTTATAATAATGCAGCAGGACATATTAATATCGGACTTGGTGATTCGTTTGACTTCATTCCGGCATTTGATATGACGCGTGAAGAAGGGTTAGCATTAGTAAGTGCTCTGAACGGTAATGGGGGCCAAGGCCAAGTAAGTTTCGATAATTATACTTATACGAAAACATCTGGTGATGAGGTTAACAACTCAAGCTCACGTGGACCGGCAAATCCTGTATTTGATATTAAACCAGATGTCACAGCTCCTGGAACAAATATTTTATCAACAGTTCCATCATATGGTAAAGACTATCCAGATGCAGATTATTCAAAGGCATTCGATCGCTACACAGGAACAAGTATGGCGACTCCACACGTTGCTGGTATCGCTGCATTACTTAAATCACAGCATCCAGAATGGACACCATTTGATCTGAAAGTAGCAATCTCGAATACTGCTAAACAATTAGATACAGCAAGGTTCGATGTGTTTGCCCAAGGACCTGGACGTGTTCAACCGCTAAAAGCAGCAACAACAGAAGCGTTAGCCTACGCATATGATAAGACAACATTCTCAAACAGAACGTATGATAATGTCAAAGGAACAATTACGTTTGGAAATGTTCCGACAGGTTCAGCGACGACTGTTACAAGAGATGTAGTTTTGAAGAATCTATCTGGTAATGTAAGTGATTATAATGTCTCGGTTCAGGTGACAAAGGCGGCATCTGGTTCACTAGCTAGTACTAACGTCACAGTTGACCAGTCTAGCTTTACCTTAGCAGATGAAAAAACATTAAAAGTGACATTAAATATTCCTGCAGGTAGTGGTTCAAATGGAAATGAAATCTTAGGTTATGTCCACATCACAAACGGGACAACGAACTTAATTCTTCCATTTGCAGCGAATTTTGCTCCACCAACAGGACTTAAGAGCTTAACGTTAGATCACTACGACATTTCACCAAACGGTGATGGACTGTTAGATAGTACAATAATTCGCTATGATTTCTGGACTGCTCAACGAAGAACGTACATTGAGCTCTGGGATGCGTCTAACCCCGATGGTGGATTATATGGAGACGGCTATATCGGCTGGCTAGTAAATCAAGCTTCAACATCAGTTGGACCAAAAACGTATAATTTTAATGGAATGTATACGCCGTGGGGCTCTTCAACACAGCAAAAGGTACCTGAGGGTGTTTACACAGTTGATATCACTACATTAAACCTTCTAGGAACAGCAATCGTTGCCTTTGGTTGGACTGGGCCGGTTTATGTTAAGTACTCTGCTCCAGAAATCTTTACCGATGAAGAATATAGAATGAGTGGCACAAGCTATAACTTTGCTGGCTCTATTACTGACAAGTACATCGATTTTGCCCCAACAGTCAGAAATGTCTTTGGTTTAGACTATGATGTAAATGATAAGCTAACGGCTAGCTATGACCTTACAAATAGTGAAGGTGATTTTGTAGGGAACTTCCCTATTACTTTAAATCAAGATGGGACATTCGAAGCTTCTGTTGACGAGTTATCCCTAGGGGACAATACGGTAAAATTAATTGTTGTTGATGAAGCGCAAAACCGTGCTGAAAAAGAAATTACTATTACAAGATTAGATACAGATGCACCGGTAACGAATGCTTCTGTTGACGGTCAAGAAGGTACAAATGGATGGTACACTGCTGATGTAACGGTTACCCTTACTGCAACAGATGATGAGTCTGATATCAGTGAAACTATGTACCGAGTAAACGAAGGCGAATGGCAGACATATTCGAGTGCCTTTGAGGTGACAGAAGAAGGAACGAACAAAATTGAGTTTTATAGTGTGGATAGTGCTGGTAACGAAGAAGATATTCAATCATTAGAGGTGAGAGTTGATAAAACTGCACCTACGTTAGCTGTTACCGTAGATAAATCAATATTTAACGTACCAAACAACAAGCTAGAAGATATAAAAGTGACACTAGTTGAAAATGATTCTGTATCTGG